The stretch of DNA CTTCGTGCGGTTCCACGGCGAGGTGATTGCACCTGGCCTGGTCCACGCGCTCAGCTATCGATGGGTGCCGTTCCTGTGGCGCCTCTACTGGCCTGCCCGAACCCTTCCCATGGTGGCCACGGCGTTGGCGCTGCTGTGCGCGCCAGGGCTAACCTGGCTGCTCGAGCGCCTGCCGTCCGGCGCAAGGCGAACACGCTGTCTCCCGCGTCGCAGGGCCTGCTCCCCCTGCCGATCTCGACCCCACGCATCCCTGCCCCCTATCGGGAGGGGCTCCTGGGGAACACGCGCGATGGCGTGGTCGAGCTGTCGCTGCCGGTGAATGCGTCTTCCGCGGTGTGGTATCAGACGTGGCACGAACATCCGCTGCTGGGCGGACAGGCGTTCTGCCCGCACCGGGACACCACCATGCCCGGCTGGGCCAGAGACCCGAGAGCGCTGAACGACGACCCGCTGATGCGCTGGGCCGGCGCGGTGCGAAGTGGCGAGACGGCCGCGGCACCGCCCACTGACGCCGTGCGTCGGATGCGCGACGCTGGATTCCCCTGGCTGGTGGTGCAGCGCACCTACGGCGAGCGCAGCATCGAGGGCGCGGAGCGGCTCATCGCCGCCCTCACCCGAGCGCTGGGGCCGCCCACGCTCGCATCTCCCGAAACGAGCGCGTGGCGCTTGAACGCGTCGCCCTGAGTCGCGAACGATCTAGCCGCCTTCGATCATTCCGCGGGCGACCAGAAGCGCTGCTGACGCGACCGCGCCCCCCATGGGATGGGTGAGCTGGAGCAGGGACACCCCTGCAAGGCCGACGTCGAGGGTGGCCGCAAGCAAAGCGCTGCTGTCATCGTGCTTCACGGCGTCGACGCGCTCGAGGGTGCCGCGCACAGCAAAAAGCCGCGGTCGAAGTTGACAGGCCCCCACACAATTGAGTATACTCTCGAAGTTGCCGCGCGGGCATGCCTTGCGCGGTCGCCTGACGGCCCTGGCTGACAGGCTCAAGCAGAAGCGCTGCTTCTCACCTTGTCGACGCCCCTCTCCACGAGGCGGCTGTTGAAAGGTCTGGAACACGAGACCCTCGCGCAAGCGCTTGCGTCTCGTCTTTCCTGAGAACGGCGCGCGTCGCCGTTTTTTTGTTGCGTGCGACGCCGCAGAGGAAAGAAAGGAAGCTCGATCATGCCCAAGATCCGAACCAAGCGCGCGGTGGCCAAGCGCATCAAGCTCACCGGCAGCGGCCGCGTGAAGCGCATGAAGCAGTTCAGCGGCTGCCACCACATCCGCGAGAAGAAGTCGCCCAAGCGCACCCGCAACTTCCGCAAGACCGCCCTCGCGGCCCCTGGCGACGAGAAGAACCTGAAGCGTCTCGCGCCCTACGCCTGAAGACCAGAGGAGATAGAAGAAGATGCCCAGAGTCAAGCGAGGCGTAATCGCCCTCAAGAAGCGCCGTACCGTGATGAAGCTCGCGAAGGGCTACCGCGGTGCCCGGCACAAGAAGATCAAGTCCGCCCGCGAGGCGGTGATGCACGCGCTGGTCTACGCCTACCGCGACCGTCGCGTGCGCAAGCGCGAGTTCCGCCAGCTGTGGATCGCCCGCATCAACGCGGCGGCTCGCATGTTCGACCTGAGCTACAGCCGTCTCATCGGCGGACTCACCAAGGCGGGCGTGGCCGTCAACCGCAAGGTGCTGGCCGACCTGGCGATCAACGACCAGGGGTCGTTCGCCGCGTACGTCAACATCGCGAAGTCGCACCTCCCGGCGACCGCGGCAGCGAACTAGGTTCCGCATGCGCCCTGTAGACGCGGTCCCCGGCGGCGGGGGCCGCCGTCTTTCTTTTCCGTGGGCAGTCATCGCGGTCGTGGTCGGCCTGGCCATCTCCGCGCTGACCAGCGGGTGTGCTGGCCAGGCGCCGGCCCCGCCGCCACCGCTCTCTCCCGAGCTGGTGAACGCCCGCCTCGGCCTCGGCACCGTGCGTGCGGTGGCCTACACGGCCGACGGCGCGCTCATGGCCGCCGGCGGTGACGTGGGACGCCTCTACATCATGGAGACGGCCACCCGCCGCTTCAAATCTGTCATCGCATGCGCGGGCGCGGTGCGCGCCCTTGGCGTCGCGGGGCAGACGGTGGTGGTGGGAACCGCCACGGGGGCGGTATCTCGGTACTCCCTCGATGACGGCGGACTCGAC from Pseudomonadota bacterium encodes:
- a CDS encoding 50S ribosomal protein L20, encoding MPRVKRGVIALKKRRTVMKLAKGYRGARHKKIKSAREAVMHALVYAYRDRRVRKREFRQLWIARINAAARMFDLSYSRLIGGLTKAGVAVNRKVLADLAINDQGSFAAYVNIAKSHLPATAAAN
- a CDS encoding 50S ribosomal protein L35 encodes the protein MPKIRTKRAVAKRIKLTGSGRVKRMKQFSGCHHIREKKSPKRTRNFRKTALAAPGDEKNLKRLAPYA